A window of the Trichoderma asperellum chromosome 4, complete sequence genome harbors these coding sequences:
- a CDS encoding uncharacterized protein (EggNog:ENOG41~TransMembrane:7 (o30-49i56-74o86-108i129-151o166-190i218-238o258-279i)): protein MARNECTEVSALCPVSATVLGYYPNLGSGIFFAIVFGILTVGSVGLGVWKKTYTYAIGLSIGLLLEMLGYIGRIQLNSNPWNSGAFQLQICAIILAPTFICVSIYLTLKHVAINLNPSVSRIKPRWYPIIFLPADLSCLIVQAIGGGIAAAGGDTNPKLTESGNRAIIAGVALQVVVLIAFGILSTDYYVRVRKYMTFPEAQNTDGWKLWHDGNFKKFRYAISISYFVILIRCIYRIAEMAGGWGNKIMQDQPSFLVLDSSLIFVATFLLVFFHPGIYFPHMRRDRQKSMRPTEEIKLENGLSSSEGIKVAA, encoded by the exons ATGGCGCGAAACGAGTGCACAGAGGTCTCGGCGCTGTGCCCGGTCAGCGCCACAGTCCTGGGATATTATCCTAATCTGGGATCGGGCATCTTTTTCGCCATTGTCTTTGGCATCTTGACAGTCGGTTCTGTTGGTCTGGGAGTATGGAAGAAGACATATACATATGCCATTGGCCTGTCCATCGGGTTGCTATTGGAAATGCTTG GCTACATTGGTCGCATCCAGCTCAACTCCAACCCCTGGAATAGCGGCGCTTTCCAACTGCAGATCTGCGCCATCATCCTGGCACCAACCTTCATCTGTGTCTCCATCTATCTCACCCTCAAGCATGTCGCCATCAACCTCAACCCCTCCGTCTCTCGCATCAAGCCCCGCTGGTATcccatcatcttcctccctGCCGACTTGAGCTGCCTCATTGTCCAGGCTATCGGTGGAGGTATcgcagctgctggcggcgACACCAATCCTAAGCTGACCGAGTCCGGAAACCGTGCCATCATTGCTGGTGTTGCGCTGCAGGTCGTCGTGCTCATCGCCTTTGGAATCCTCAGCACGGATTACTATGTTCGAGTGAGGAAGTACATGACATTCCCGGAGGCCCAGAACACGGATGGATGGAAGCTCTGGCACGACGGCAACTTTAAGAAATTCCGTTATGCCATCTCTATTTCTTACTTTGTCATCTTGATCCGATGCATCTACCG TATCGCTGAAATGGCCGGCGGCTGGGGCAACAAAATCATGCAAGACCAACCTagcttcctcgtcctcgacagcagcctcatcttcgtcgccacTTTtctgctcgtcttcttccacccTGGCATTTACTTCCCGCACATGCGCCGAGACCGCCAAAAG